The genomic DNA TGAGCCGGATGCCCCCACGCCCCACAGCGCGCCCCACAACGGGGAGGGGGCTCCCACCAGAGCCCCACGCGCGATTCTACGACGCCTGCAGGAAACAACTTCCAGCAGAGACAGCGCAGCCCAGCCCGACAGCTCCCTGTGTGCAGCGGCTGACACGCACCTCGCTGCGTGAGGAGGCAAGAGAAAGAACAGCCAGAGCGCGTGCTGCGTGCTTCCCGCAGCGTCACCGTCCTgggaccctgccctgccctgcccgaaGCTGCCACCCACGCCTTGGGTGGCCACAGGCGCTGGTGACACCGGTCAGAGCCCCGTGAggtggcagcacagcagcagggccagcagtgACCACCCCTAACAGACACCAGAGCACGCCACGCTCACAACACAGCACGTCGTCGAGCCCCGCGCACAGCGGCAGGCACCGCCTGCCCCGCCGGGGGACGaggaaggggctgcagcagcccctcttTGCTGCCGCCCGCGGTTTTGTGCCCGCTTCCCAGCACGACGCAGGATCCGCTCGCCCACGAGACgccttccagccctgccagggACCGATCCTGCCCAGCAGGGGCACAGGGAGAGCGGCTGCTCCCCGGGCCCCGGTACCTGTTGGTACTGCAGgatcccctcctgctcctgctggatCCTCCACAGCTCTGTTTCGTCGGGCTTGTAGCTGCAGGGGACCACGTAGTCGTCCGGGCGGTCTGTGCTGCACATCTCGCAGCCCGGCCGCGTGGGCTTGTTGATGAAGGTGCACTTGGGGCACGACCAGCCCGCCTGCGGAGAACGTGGAGGTGGTGAAGGAGCTGGGAAAAGCGCGttggaagggagaggggaacaAGGCCTGGGGAAGAGGCCACCCTCAGCCAGCGGCACCCAGAACAGCgtgcagggggaaggagggcCCGGGGGGCGCAGGGCCACCCACCTGCACCGGCGAGGGCAGGGAGGCGGCAGCGGAAGCCGACGGTGGCTGGTTACTGACAAGGTCGCCGATCTGCATCATGTCCAGGTGCTGGCTGATTTCACTGATGTCCATCTTCCTGCTGGGGTCATTCCCCCACGCTGCAGGAGAAACGGGGACACCGGCGCGTTACGACCGTGGCACGGAGacggggcagcagccaggcacgGCTGAACCGGGACAGAGCCCTCCTGGATGAGCTCGGCACAGAGAGCGCGGACAAGCGGTGCGCTCCTGAGGCCGAGGGGATCAGCACCCAGAGCCCggctctgctcagcaccaaAGGGGCCGCTCAGCCACTCAGCACCTGCACGGCAAGGTCTGAGCGAGGGCCCAGGGCCAGGAGAACTCCAAACACCCCATTCGGGGCCGCACGTGTCCTCacccacacaggagcagaggCAACAGCAGCGCCCCAAACCCTCCCTCCCACACGGTCTGGCACCAGCAGACCACACGCCGCGTGAAGGCGGGGAGGATTTGGGCAGGATCCGGGCAGGATCTGGGCTGTCCCCTCCGCCTGCCAGCCGAAGGGACGGGCGCAGCAACCGGACCTTTCTTGGGGGACATGCTGGGCAGGGTGTTGTATTTGCGCTGCTCCCCGGCACCGGCGCTGTCACTGAGCGAGGCGATGGAGttgagcaggagctgtgcctggTCCTCCTCGTAGCGCTGCTGGGTGAGCTCGGCCCTCTTCGCCGAGAGCAGGTACAGAAAGgccgtgtccccatccctgcgaATGCCGTACGAGGAAACTGTCCGTTCATCCACGCACAGGCACTGCCCGATGATCCACCGCTGAACCAGGGGGTGGAACCCGTAATCCTGGAACACCTGGGCGGCGGGAGAAGCTCAGAGGTAAGCCCACCGCATCCCCAGCACACTTCCCAGGAGCTTCCCACCCCGCTGTGGGGCTCGGCAGGGGCTGGTACCACACCATCACGCATCGGCCGGCAGGAGAACCGGTGAAGAACCAGCTCCACAAAGGGTGAGGAGCAGGCGGGAAGCCCAGCTCTGGCACACCAGGCGCAAGCGTTTAGAAAAGGGGCTGCCCTGACCCTGGGGCTCCAGGGCCCTtcctggggctcagcaccccgagaccctgccccgtgcccagctGGCGAGGCGACGGCTCCGCGCGGCTCCGTACCTGCTGCTTGAGTGTCGCTATTGTAGTGTGAGCCTGGACCTTGAGGACGATGCTGGCAGAAGATGTCGCATCCTCCACGCCGACGTTCATGCTGGAGCAGAGATGACGGTGCCGTTAGAGGACGCCCGCCCGGCTTGGGGCTGGGACACCCGACGGCTCcgagccccccgcagccccgacGCGGTGCCCGGTGCCGGCGTTTCAGCCACGCGCAGCGCGCCGCAGGAACTGGAGCACCCTGCCACGCGTGTGCTGGCGGCTGCACCTCGTGTTTAACAGGCACGTGGGACTTGTTTTCCCCTGATTCCGTTCAGTCTCTACAtcaacatatttctttttgttgcctCCAAACAGCTGTGCCAACCGTTTCCACCGTGCGCTTAGAAACGgtgtgaaaaaaatctttccttccaCCTGCTTTTAAATCTGGTGCTTCCTAAGTTCACTCGGCCTCTCAGTTTATCTGCTCCCGGACGCGtgaacaaacatttcctttctctgcaccactcacctcctccctgcagcctccctctCACCAGAGCCCTAATCTTTCCACCCGTCCCCCTGCAAAGGCTGTTCTGTGCCTGATCACCGCCCCGTCCCGTATCCGACACGGGCAGGGGTCTGCCCTTCGCCCCCTCGCCTTTTCCTAACAGCCCCGAGCTGCCCGACGCCGCCGGCCCTGCCCGAGCCGGCAGTGACCGCAGCCTGTCCCTACGCATGCCCCCGGGCGCTGGCTTCCCTGCCGGCCCCACTTTGTGGGGCAAGGACAGCTCCCCACGCTCTGTATTCCCGCGCCTCCCCACCCGTAATTTGTTAATCCAGGCGAGCACAGCTCCCCCTGGGGCAGCTCACAAACGGTCTGGGACCTTACGGGTCACCCAGTCTGACCAGTCTGACCCAGGCACACCTCCCACTGGAGTGGGATGCCCACGGCCCATCCAGCCCAcatgaacacctccagggatggggcaaccacaacttctctgggcagcctgctccagtgcctcgccaccctcaTGacgaagaatttcttccttacacccaatctaaatctgccctctttcGGTTCAGAACCGTCGCCCCTTGCCTCGTCACCACAGGGCCCGGGAGGGGACACGGAGGAGCACAAAGTGTCCGCACGCTGGCACCAGGAGCGCCACGGCCAGCGGGGCTCACCTGATGTCGTCCGCGGGGTAGTTGGACTCCTTCAGGAGGATGCTGAGGGTGGCCTGCTGGCGAGCCAGGGCCACGGCGCACTGCGCGGCCGCCTCCTCGTCGCCGTCCTCGATCGCCTGCGCCAGCTGGAGCGCCAGGTCCTCTGCAGGGGCGGGAGggagagccctgcagcagcggCACCGCGCGGCGCAGCCTCGCGTCCAGCCCAAAACAGCACCAGGGAGCTGACCAGGGCCGGACCCAGACAGCACCggtgagcagcaggagctctgcaaAGGCTCCTAGGATGCGCGATGCCCGCCGGGCAGCCGGTGGGCtgagggggcaggaggagcagccgAGCAGCGCCCTGCAGCGCGTGGCCAGAGAGCCGCGGGTGGGAGCCCCACGGGGCGTTTCTGAAACCCCTGGAGAGCCGGGATGCGCGGCCCCCACCCCTGCCCCGCAGAGAACTCCGTCCCACAGGACTCGGACTGCACCCAAAACTGTCGGCCCAGACCGGGGAGCGGCTGGACCTGGAGAGGAGCCCTCGTCTCCTGCGGCAACTCCCGGCACGCGTCAGGAGCCAAGAAACCTCGCCCCTCAAATACCTTTCCTGGAGAGCTCCGAGAACAAAGCTTCCTCCGGGTCCCgatctgcagagctgcctccgGCCGCCGCGGGCAGGGACGAGGCCTGGGACGCcagcgtgctgctgctgtcagaggctggaggaagagcagggaggCATTGGTACAGGTACCTGACAGGAGGCTGCAGCGAGCTGGGGGTTGGTCTGTgctcccacgtgcctggtgacaggacgaggggaaTGGGCTCaggttgcgccaggggaggtttaggatGGGTATtgggaagaacttctttaccgaaaggactgttaggcattgggatgggctgcccagggaagtggctgagtcaccatccctggaggtctttaagagacgtttggATGCagagcttagtgatgtggtttagtggggGACTTGTTAGggttaggtcagaggttggactgggtgatcttggaggtctcttccagcctcgGTGATTCTGGGATCCTGTgcaccagggcagggcagcgccGCTGCCCCGAGCGGTGACCGTCACCCACGGCCGTCCCCATGCAGCTccgcggggagccccgggctGCGCAAGGCAGCTTGGGGCAAAGGCAGAGCTGACCCTAACCCCCTCACCCCATCCCAAGGGCTCACGGAGGTCAGGCAGCAGCGGGCAGCCCGCTGTCCCTGTGAGCACatggctgctgctctcctgagggcgcggggctgccctgatggaggggaggaggctctgcgccccccagccccgccggggctgctctcctctgcctcccagcGAGCagcttccctcccacccccgcTGCCGCCTCGGGGCCCGCAGCACCCTGCCTCCTGTGGGCTCCTTGCCCCCCGGGTGCTCCACAACGCGCAGCCACACCACAACGGGGCCCTCAGAGTTCCTTGGGGCTCCAGGGCAAGCGGCCCTTGGGAAAGGCTCCAAACACGGCGTGCTTCTGCGCTCGGAGCCTACGGAGCCCCTCAGAGGTCCCGCAGAGGGTTCCAGCCTCCCTGGGAGCATGGCGCCGCTCCCCGAAGCAGCTGGTGGGACGCGCACCCAAATTATTTggaacaatattaaaataacaattacTAAAACTGTGCCCCTCGGCCCGCTCCGTGCGGGTCACGCCGGCCGCCCCAGGCCAGGCGCCAGGAACGGAGCACTCGGCGCACACGATCGCCGCGGGGCCgtcccccccccggggaccTGGCACCGACCTTTCTGCACCTCCCGCAGGGAGCTGCTGACGATCGTCCACCACTTCTGCGCCTCCCGCTCCTCCTCGAAGTTGAACACCATCGGCTCGTCCAGGGAGCCGAAGACCACCAGCTCGTGGCACGTGGGGCTCTTCACCGTGTAGGAAATGTCCTTGAGGTCGTACTCGGCGATGCTCTGGGGGGAGCAGAACGGCGGGGGGGTCACGGCAGGAGGAAGGCACGCCGCGTGCGAGCGATGCGCCCGGTGCGGGGACAACCCCTACGGCACGGCACAGGGGACGCGGGGACGTCCCTCCCCTCACCGGCACGAGCCCCGAATGCCGACCCTGCACGAGGCCCTGTCCCCGGCTCCCAAAGCAGCCCCGCGCCCTGTGACCCTGCCCTCAGACCGGGGCTCCCGGGGGGCGATTCCTTCCCCGGCACAAACCCGGGGGCAGCGCCTCCACGCACAGCTCTGCGCTGCCCGCTCCCGACGGGCACCGGCAGCGTGCCCCCGGCCAGGAGACCCCATCCTCACGCAACCCGGCCCAGTTCCGAGCTCGGGGGTCGCTCTCGGCTCTGACGAGGTGGGAGCACCTCGGGAGCAGCCGCCGGGTGCCGTGCAGCCCCCCGGCACCATGGCGAGCAGGAAGCCGGCGAGCGCCGCCCGCCCTGCGCAGCACCGGAGCCGCACCGCCACGGCGCTGGGAGGAAGGCGGCGAAACCGCCGCTGGTTTCCTTTCCCCTGGTCCCAGCCCGGCTTCCTGCTGAGCCCCCAGCCACTGCCCCGTCCCATCACCGGCATTACAAGGGAGGGAAACGAAGGAGAAAGCCGACGTCTCCCTGCCCAGCGAGAAAGTTGGAGCAAAGTGCTGTTTGCCTGAGAGGGACAGCGATCATAAAGAAACGCGTTATCGTCCCGGGTCACggctctgccagcacagcatcGTTTCGCCCGTCCGCCTGAATTTGGGCTTCACATCGACAGCCTGACCCACGATCACAGCTCCCAAAGCGAGACAGCACCCggctttgctttgctctcagAGCTGGCACCCTCGTGGGAGGGCtgatagagaaggaaaaattcaCAAAGCAGCTTTGGGCACGCAAACGGTTTTGAGCTGAGCACGTGAACAGCTCCGAACTGTTTGGATCCATTCTTTCCCTctctattttattaaaatgagacTCGTGAGGGTCCGGGTTGGCCACTGCTATTTTGGCTCCCTATTTCAGGCCGAACGCCTGTTTTGGCAGCCGATGCCTGCACCCACAGCACCAACACCCCGGGGGCAGGAGGCGTCCCCGAGCCGCGGGGCAAACAGCACCGGGCCCGGTTCCCCCGTGGGCTGTGGGACCCCCCCTCACGCCCCGCTTGCAGCGTCTCAGCCCTGCCCCTGgggtccctggggagcagccccggccccgcgtgCCACAGGAACGGCCCCAAACAGGCCAAGAACGGCCGGTGCGAGGCCAAGCGCCTCCGGTCATCCTCAGGTGGAGCGTGGGGGGCTGAGAGGGGCCGAGCTGGAggcacctgcagctccccgAGACCCCTTTGGAGAGCTGCGCCGGCACCGGCACGCGTTTACCGGGGGCTCCGCCACCTCCTcgcctctgcccctgctcccggtgaggggcggggggggtcaCCGGGGCCGTTTGGCAGCCCCAAGGCTCCGGGACCGGTCCGTGGCGAGCGACCCCCGGCCCCACCGAGAGCCACCGAGAGCCTGCAGCCGTGCTCGGTGCTGCACCGGGAACGAGGCCCATGGGGAACGAGGCCCAAGCACGCCACTGGGCACCGGGGAACCGGCCGGGCACGGTGCCTGTGAGGGGCACCGGGGTCAccggccccgcaccgcccccgGGGGGCACAGCGGGGGCTCCGCCCGCTGccgcctccccgcagccccgcgcggACCGGGCACCGGGGAATCGGGAACCAGGAA from Cygnus atratus isolate AKBS03 ecotype Queensland, Australia unplaced genomic scaffold, CAtr_DNAZoo_HiC_assembly HiC_scaffold_199, whole genome shotgun sequence includes the following:
- the SHARPIN gene encoding sharpin, whose protein sequence is MSVRVALEQPPRRPPPPAALLRLQLSLEPAPAGQRRFRLGLRQAEEAGGASIAEYDLKDISYTVKSPTCHELVVFGSLDEPMVFNFEEEREAQKWWTIVSSSLREVQKASDSSSTLASQASSLPAAAGGSSADRDPEEALFSELSRKEDLALQLAQAIEDGDEEAAAQCAVALARQQATLSILLKESNYPADDISMNVGVEDATSSASIVLKVQAHTTIATLKQQVFQDYGFHPLVQRWIIGQCLCVDERTVSSYGIRRDGDTAFLYLLSAKRAELTQQRYEEDQAQLLLNSIASLSDSAGAGEQRKYNTLPSMSPKKAWGNDPSRKMDISEISQHLDMMQIGDLVSNQPPSASAAASLPSPVQAGWSCPKCTFINKPTRPGCEMCSTDRPDDYVVPCSYKPDETELWRIQQEQEGILQYQQVPGPGEQPLSLCPCW